One window from the genome of Asterias rubens chromosome 11, eAstRub1.3, whole genome shotgun sequence encodes:
- the LOC117296364 gene encoding c-Myc-binding protein-like: MTTFRPADSKREEFRKYLEKAGVLDSLTKILVSLYEEPEKPNNALDFLKQHLNVAGPETADVEALRLQVSELQQKVEQLQDENKELKSKLQQENPDGEQGSEG; this comes from the exons ATGACGACTTTCAGG cctGCTGATTCCAAGCGTGAAGAGTTCAGAAAATACCTTGAGAAGGCTGGGGTACTGGACTCACTCACAAAGATCCTTGTGTCGCTGTATGAAGAACCAGAGAAGCCCAACAATGCCCTAGA CTTCTTGAAGCAGCATCTGAATGTAGCTGGTCCAGAGACTGCAGACGTTGAAGCATTAAGACTTCAAGTCAGTGAACTACAGCAGAAAGTTGAACAGCTTCAAGATGAGAATAAAGAACTCAAATCAAAG TTGCAGCAAGAGAACCCAGATGGTGAGCAGGGCTCCGAGGGCTAA